The Vulcanimicrobium alpinum sequence GCTATCTATACGACCGTTTCGGCGACGACGCAATCCAGTCGATCTACAACAGCACGCAATCGAGCGTCAACGCGGTGAGCGCGGCGGCCGGCGAACCGTTCGCCCAGCTGTATCGCGAGTTCGCGACGGCGGTCGCCGCGCAGAACACTCCGTACGGCGTCGCACCGTTCGGATTCTCGAACGCGGTGACACTACGCGGCACGGTGACGGTGCCGTCGCGCCGGAGCGGATCGCTCAGCACGCGCACGCTCACCTTCGGCGGACCGCAGCCGCCGGAGACGTTCGGCAACGCGCTGCCGAACGGGTTCCTCACGATCGCACCGGGGACCACGGCGACGACATTCATCGTCGACGGCGGAACGCTGTTCTTGCCGGCGGCGAACGGCGCGAGCGGTTCGACGGTCGGCGTGACTGCAGCGGGGACGCCGAGTTTTCAGGGCTCGTCGGTGCAGGGCGCGCTGCCGACGCCGGCGCCCAGCTCGCAGTAATGAACGAAGCCCGCCGGGGGACGCATCCCCGCGGCGGGCTTCGTCGACGCCGGTTGCCGTGAGGCGGCCGAACGTCGTTAGAACTTCACGATCGACTCGAACGAGACGGTCGAGAGGCCGTTCGTCGGCGAGCCGTTCGCGTTGGCCCAAACGCTGTGGTTGGAGTGATCGGCCCGGCCTTCGAGCCGGAACAGCAGCGCCGAGGAGGGGGCGTACGCGAACGTGAGCGTCCCTTCGTTCCACTGCTGGTTGTACGAGGTGCGCGCGCCTTGCGGATCGCTGAACACTTCGTACCGTCCGATCACTTGGAGTTTGCTCGTGATCTGGGCGGCGACGTACCCCGCGCCGCCGTTCCAGTTCGCGGGGCCGAAGCCCACGAATGTTCCGGTGCTGTCGGCGACCGGCGCGATCGCCTGGTGACCGTGATCGAAGTTCACGGTTCCGGTGACGAACGATCCGAACTTGTAGGTCGCGACCGCATCGATCACCGACCGGTGCGTCGCGGTGTCGAAGCCCGGCGGGAACGCCGAAGGATTCGTCCACGCCGCGTTGCTGATCCGCTCGGTGCCGGAGTAGCCTTGCGCCGTGAGGGTCAAGTTCTTGTTGGTGTACGCGAGGCCGCCCTCACCGGTGCGCGGACCGCCCGGACCTTTGGTGTTGTCCCACCCGTTGTTGACCCCCGCGATCACCGAGAGAAACGGCGTCGCCGCCCACGTCAGCCGCACGCCGGTATGCGTGAACGGGATCGCGTAGCCGAAGAGGATCGAACGCGAGTAGTTGAGATTGCTCGGGCTCTCCAGTACTTCCGCGCCGGCGAGCGTGCTGAACTTCCCGAAGAGCAGCGTGAACGGACCCGACGTCCCCGACAAATACGCGTTGGTGATATCGAAGCTGTTGTTGTTCGCGGTCGGGTATGACGCGAGGATGTCAGCGTCTTGGCCGGCCGTCAGTTCGATTTTGCCGCCGATCGGTGCGTTGTGGATCAGCTGCAAGTTCACACTGTTGAGCATCGGCTGCTGGTTGACCGTGTCGAAGACGCGCGAATTCGTGCCGTCGGCGAAGGTCAGGCTGCGTGAGTTACCGGCGGTCGTATACGCGGAATCCGCAAACCCCGTCGTCACCCATGCTCGTGGTGTCGGTGACGGCGACGGACTCGGAGACGCGGACGACGCCGGTGATGCAGACGGTTTCGGCGACGGCGACGGGCTGGATTGGGCGAGAGCGGACACGGGAACGCAGACGCATGCGGCGACGAACGCCGCAACGAGATAGTTCAAACCTCCTCCTCATGGAAAAAACGTAATACGGCCCATTGTAGGGCCGGGTCTGCGTCACGCCATTGGGGATTTGGTAAGCGTATGAGCGGTTCGACCCGACGTGTGTCGAGCGCTCGTCAGCGTACGAGTTCGTGCACGTCCTGCGAATTTACCCAGCCGTAGCGGCCGCGATTGGGTCCGTTCACGAGCCTGATGCCGACAGCGTCGCGCGCGTCGGCGACGTATTTGGGGCGCACGATACCGGGCTCGCACTGCACGATCACCGCGCGCGTGCCGGGTTTCGCGAGCATCGAATGGTTGAGTACGTCGTGGGTATCGTGCCAGTATCCGGCG is a genomic window containing:
- a CDS encoding outer membrane beta-barrel protein translates to MTTGFADSAYTTAGNSRSLTFADGTNSRVFDTVNQQPMLNSVNLQLIHNAPIGGKIELTAGQDADILASYPTANNNSFDITNAYLSGTSGPFTLLFGKFSTLAGAEVLESPSNLNYSRSILFGYAIPFTHTGVRLTWAATPFLSVIAGVNNGWDNTKGPGGPRTGEGGLAYTNKNLTLTAQGYSGTERISNAAWTNPSAFPPGFDTATHRSVIDAVATYKFGSFVTGTVNFDHGHQAIAPVADSTGTFVGFGPANWNGGAGYVAAQITSKLQVIGRYEVFSDPQGARTSYNQQWNEGTLTFAYAPSSALLFRLEGRADHSNHSVWANANGSPTNGLSTVSFESIVKF